A stretch of Porites lutea chromosome 5, jaPorLute2.1, whole genome shotgun sequence DNA encodes these proteins:
- the LOC140938336 gene encoding uncharacterized protein, whose product MALSSSGSTHLVASDNQKRWLVVGIALNKILVPQIRPFVEQEVDKEYNNLKTSHNINTQSTSGRLQRWPPRKFLKYENVNSNSLHPKLPGGKYNFSLFDCRVLSHIDFAKLYVENFMAKFNAFDDHCDASAVLTLLVGVPVFSAVVQAAASDVRNVRNDWAHCVFSKWDLVKFQQSFVEMEHLVRVMALPAADEAKLLGELKDWEAKGTLLCLNSPVDPALLQLVQQEVKFLQDSINNLSIEFDQDRVKVQQELQNAAAVNLEAMKRMVERLNLFQEDLAQKFGEVEDQMHEDADQRFGNLETLTGQVEEQVHSLKEDVDQRFEQVEDQMYSLKEKIHDLSEKESAPQDPVMPFVFPERLAELIRREYKGAVLCPFPWCEDELQLKLSNIFTRLQIVSRTKERSKLTDDTVDMTDVFKPHLECYNPRVVLIEGNPGMGKTTYCQKLAYDWSVGEIPPSSLFPGVKILLLLKCRDIHMKTANIEEAIDDQLLPQDAGKKEKEDFFHFIRSNQSRILLVLDGLDELRKDLLQGFQPLIQGKLFPNVYLVLTARHEAGMRVRRNCDTLLEIVGYTNDDVDSYIRKYFSNHEDEGLAEKMIQKLKVKTELRDLTVNPLNTALLCLLWEERKGVFPSNRRQMYDELVSCALRRYFAKNGVSLGDYDDPLEKCSNQLNHLGEMAFEALLKNQLYFSQDDRKSTSTDFLQLPFLSREPSVSKIRPRPCYAFTHKTFQEYFAALYLAQQTISGNKGKAQSLLAQLSPLDNWQVWEFLIPMVSSKSSEMAVFVVSRLCAFFYQERLRNTIEPSIDSSVSWDFMVCKRKIEDWTLDIHSLSGDEQVLEEVVTKTLAVIANCEEGENKLNDNQRKMVHVLARCFPVRKLIFVVSRRNFMVYSEYLKTNCTLTDLLLKSNEADELLLATVREALHHEQNLKHLNLKCDNFDCKRITWTLSMKDRFPDLPPGRQPSYSDIENISKRQSWMQDIGSKELANLLKLYRRLTHLNLTGVMLGCNGAAVLTEVFHTNRNLTHLSLSTASISDLGAMCIANALRSNCPLTHLSLRMNYISFVGASWLANGLKQNCTLQYLDLSDNVDSDPVAVELASALESNSSLTHLDLSHTCPDAQRSSISVDSGKISFTTVPCELIGAVGASTLARALCSNRTLTYLDLSFNEIREAGAASLGEALQTNCSLSHLYLSGNAIGDSGTASLGEGLKSNCTLTRLYLSENGIGDPGAEALGKAMQSNHNLTHLNLHTNAIGDIGAATLASALKSSGIQLTHLDLAVNEISCVGAEALAKALESNSSLKGLDLEDNAIGSSGASSFGKALRSNRTLTHLIVTSNDITESGAAELVDALLINNSLIYLNAEHNAISSLEAENLKRDIQSHCVIFM is encoded by the exons ATGGCTTTGTCCTCATCTGG ATCCACTCATCTTGTTGCATCTGACAACCAGAAAAGATGGCTTGTGGTGGGAATAGCACTCAACAAGATACTTGTGCCACAGATCCGTCCTTTTGTGGAACAAGAGGTTGATAAGGAATACAACAATCTCAAGACAAGCCACAATATTAACACACAAAGTACATCTGGTCGTCTTCAAAGGTGGCCACcaagaaagtttttaaagtaTGAGAACGTTAACAGTAACAGTCTTCACCCAAAGCTTCCTGGTGGAAAATACAACTTTTCCTTGTTTGATTGTAGAGTGTTATCTCACATTGACTTTGCGAAGCTCTATGTAGAAAACTTTATGGCAAAGTTCAATGCTTTCGATGACCACTGTGATGCTTCAGCTGTACTTACATTACTTGTTGGTGTGCCTGTGTTCTCAGCTGTCGTGCAAGCTGCAGCTAGTGATGTCAGGAATGTTAGGAATGACTGGGCGCACTGTGTCTTCAGTAAGTGGGATCTTGTAAAGTTTCAGCAGAGTTTTGTTGAGATGGAACACCTGGTAAGAGTCATGGCTCTACCTGCTGCAGATGAAGCTAAACTCCTTGGAGAACTAAAAGATTGGGAGGCTAAAG GGACTCTGTTGTGCTTGAACTCCCCTGTTGACCCAGCATTGCTTCAACTTGTCCAGCAAGAAGTGAAATTTCTGCAAGATAGTATAAATAACTTGTCTATAGAATTTGACCAAGATAGGGTAAAAGTACAGCAGGAGCTGCAAAATGCTGCAGCAGTAAATCTTGAAGCGATGAAAAGGATGGTAGAAAGATTAAATCTTTTTCAAG AGGATTTAGCTCAGAAATTTGGAGAAGTTGAAGACCAAATGCATG AGGATGCAGATCAGAGGTTTGGAAATCTAGAGACTCTTACTGGACAAGTTGAAGAACAAGTACACAGTCTTAAAG AAGATGTAGATCAGAGGTTTGAACAAGTTGAAGACCAAATGTACAGTCTCAAAG AAAAGATTCATGACTTGTCAGAAAAAGAATCTGCTCCTCAAGACCCAGTGATGCCATTTG TCTTTCCTGAGAGACTTGCAGAACTTATCAGACGAGAGTACAAAGGCGCTGTGCTGTGTCCCTTTCCATGGTGTGAAGATGAGCTACAACTGAAACTATCGAATATCTTTACTAGATTGCAGATAGTTAGTAGAACAAAAGAACGTTCAAAACTAACAGATGACACCGTCGATATGACAGACGTGTTCAAGCCGCACCTAGAGTGTTACAATCCAAGAGTGGTGCTGATCGAGGGGAATCCAGGGATGGGCAAAACTACGTATTGCCAAAAGCTGGCTTATGATTGGTCCGTGGGGGAGATTCCACCTAGTTCTTTATTTCCTGGAGTTAAGATATTACTGTTGTTGAAATGCCGCGACATCCACATGAAAACTGCTAACATCGAGGAAGCTATTGATGATCAGCTTCTACCACAAGATGCAGGCAAGAAGGAAAAGGAAGACTTCTTTCACTTTATTCGCTCCAATCAGTCCAGAATCTTGCTGGTTCTTGATGGTTTGGATGAACTGCGTAAAGATCTTCTCCAGGGTTTTCAGCCATTGATTCAAGGGAAATTGTTCCCTAACGTGTACCTCGTTTTAACTGCCCGACATGAAGCTGGAATGAGAGTGAGGCGAAACTGTGACACGCTCCTGGAAATCGTTGGATATACCAACGACGACGTGGACAGTTACATAAGAAAGTATTTCAGTAATCACGAGGATGAAGGCCTTGCTGAAAAAATGATTCAAAAGCTTAAAGTTAAAACAGAGTTAAGAGACTTAACGGTTAATCCACTAAATACAGCTTTGTTGTGTCTCCTTtgggaagaaagaaaaggagtTTTCCCTTCCAATAGACGACAGATGTACGATGAGCTTGTCTCGTGTGCTCTGAGGAGGTATTTTGCCAAGAACGGCGTGTCTCTGGGTGACTACGACGATCCCCTCGAGAAATGTTCAAACCAGCTGAATCATTTGGGAGAAATGGCATTCGAGGCATTGCTGAAGAATCAGTTGTATTTTAGTCAAGATGACCGAAAAAGCACGTCCACTGATTTCCTACAATTACCGTTTCTTTCTCGTGAGCCTAGTGTGAGCAAAATCAGGCCAAGGCCATGCTATGCTTTTACTCACAAAACTTTCCAGGAGTATTTTGCTGCACTCTACTTGGCTCAGCAAACCATTTctggaaacaaaggaaaagccCAATCTCTGCTAGCTCAGCTCAGTCCTCTTGACAACTGGCAGGTGTGGGAATTTCTCATTCCAATGGTGTCAAGCAAGAGCAGTGAAATGGCAGTTTTTGTAGTGTCACGTCTTTGTGCTTTTTTCTACCAAGAAAGACTACGAAACACAATCGAGCCCAGTATCGATAGTAGCGTTAGTTGGGATTTTATGGTTTGTAAGCGCAAAATTGAAGATTGGACTCTCGATATCCACAGTTTGAGTGGAGATGAACAAGTTTTAGAGGAAGTGGtcactaaaacacttgctgTCATTGCTAATTGCGAAGAAGGTGAAAACAAACTTAATGATAACCAAAGGAAAATGGTACATGTACTGGCGCGCTGCTTTCCAGTGAGAAAATTGATCTTTGTTGTAAGCCGCCGCAATTTTATGGTGTATTCCGAGTACTTAAAAACCAACTGCACTCTGACagatttacttttgaaaagcaaTGAGGCTGACGAGCTGTTGTTAGCAACAGTTAGGGAGGCTCTGCACCATGAACAAAATTTAAAGCACTTAAATTTGAAGTGCGATAATTTTGATTGCAAGCGCATCACGTGGACACTGAGCATGAAAGATCGCTTCCCTGATTTACCTCCCGGTCGTCAGCCCAGCTACAGCGATATTGAAAATATCAGTAAACGGCAGTCATGGATGCAGGATATCGGTTCCAAAGAACTTGCGAACCTTTTAAAGTTGTATCGTCGTTTAACTCATTTGAATTTAACGGGAGTCATGCTCGGTTGTAACGGAGCCGCAGTACTCACAGAGGTTTTTCACACTAATCGCAATTTGACACATTTAAGTCTTTCTACTGCTTCCATCAGTGATTTAGGAGCCATGTGCATCGCTAACGCTCTGCGGTCAAATTGTCCTTTAACCCATCTTAGTCTAAGGATGAATTATATCAGTTTTGTAGGAGCCAGTTGGTTGGCAAATGGTCTAAAACAAAATTGTACTTTACAGTATCTGGATCTAAGTGATAATGTTGACAGTGATCCAGTAGCTGTAGAGCTTGCTAGTGCTTTAGAATCTAATTCTTCTCTCACCCACCTAGATTTAAGTCATACTTGTCCGGACGCTCAAAGATCCTCTATTTCAGTGGATTCTGGTAAAATCTCCTTCACCACTGTTCCCTGTGAATTAATTGGGGCCGTTGGCGCTTCAACACTTGCAAGAGCCCTTTGTTCGAATCGCACGTTGACCTATTTAGACCTTTCATTCAATGAAATCCGGGAGGCAGGAGCTGCATCGCTAGGAGAGGCGCTCCAAACAAACTGCTCTTTGAGTCATTTATACCTATCTGGCAATGCGATAGGTGATTCTGGAACAGCATCCCTTGGAGAAGGCCTGAAATCAAACTGCACACTAACTCGATTATATCTGAGTGAAAATGGAATTGGAGATCCAGGAGCAGAAGCTCTCGGAAAGGCAATGCAATCAAATCACAACTTAACACATCTAAATCTACATACTAACGCTATTGGCGATATAGGGGCAGCAACCTTAGCAAGCGCACTGAAATCTTCTGGTATTCAATTGACCCATTTAGATTTGGCTGTCAATGAGATCAGCTGTGTGGGTGCAGAAGCCCTTGCGAAAGCTCTTGAGTCTAACAGCTCTCTTAAGGGCTTAGATTTAGAGGACAATGCGATCGGCTCCTCGGGAGCATCTTCGTTTGGAAAAGCACTTCGATCAAATCGTACTCTTACGCACTTGATTGTGACAAGTAACGACATCACTGAATCTGGAGCCGCAGAATTGGTAGATGCTCTACTGATTAATAACAGTTTGATCTATTTGAATGCGGAACATAATGCGATTAGTTCGCTAGAGGCGGAGAACCTTAAACGGGATATCCAGTCGCATTGTGTTATTTTTATGTAG